The Paraburkholderia hospita region GGCGTCGATCAGCGCGCGAATCGCCCGCGCGTTTTCCTCATCCGAAGGCGACTGTGCCTGTTCGTCCGCGTAGTAGTAGTCCATGCCGATCATGTCGTATTCGAGCCACGCGCCGCGCTGTGCCAGCGAGTGCTGGTAAGCGACGTCGTAGAGGCTTGGATTCATATGACACAGCACCGTGTGCTGCACATCGGCGCCTTCCGCTTCGACAATGTCGAGCACCCGGTGACCATGCCGCACCCAGCCCGGAAGATGCACCGACAACGGCACGCGGGTCGCGGCGCTCGCGCGCGCGGCGGCGCGCAGCGACTTTTCTTCCTCGGCGGTAAATGCCGCGGACACGCCGATTTCGCCGATCAGGCCGGCGGCCACCTCCGGTTTGCGTTCGAGCGCGCCCACCTCGAACATCAACAGTTCGGCGAGTTCTTCGACTGAACGCTCCCGTACATAGGCCGGATGCGAGGGTTCGAGGTAAAAGCCCGTCGACATCACAATATGCAGGCCGGTGCGGCGCGCGATCTGCTGCAGTGCCGCCGGGTCGCGCCCGATCCCGATATTGGTCGGGTCGACCACGGTCGCGCCGCCCAGCTCGCGAAATTTAAGCAACTCTTCGACGGCAAGATCGACGTCGACAAGCCGGCAGTTGTCGCGGTTCATTAGCGGATTCATGCGCAACGCGCCGAGTATCCCGATGTGGACTTTCTGTTCGCCGATATGGCCTGCCGCGCAACATGCGGGCGGCACCCATTTGTTCGACGCATCGATCAGGATGTGCTCGTGCATCAGCGTGATGCCCATCTCGCTGACGGGCACCCGTCCCAGGACGGTCATCACGTAGCCGCTGTCGACGCCGACGGTCGGCTGGAGCCGGGTAGATTCGGACACTGTCATCGTGTGCCTCGCGTGTGCCCATGTTGCCGCCGGGCAGTCCTGGCAGGTGGGCCAAAGTTAATTAACGCGCATCAAAGTAAAGCGCTTTACTAGAAATTATGTCGATTCAAGCCTGGCTGTCAACGAAATCAAAAAAAGACGGTTGGAAATGTATGAGCACACACGGTGAACACCTGAACACCATTTTGGTGCTTGTTTATAGGTATTTTCCACACGAATCACTGAGCAGGTCAGGCTGCATTTCGCATGCGGAAAAATTTTGGCAAGGCGCTTGACAATCGAAATATGGTTGCATTCAATCAAGTAAAGCGCTTTACAAGTCCGAAGCGCAGCAACCAGCCATCTGATGAATTTTCCTGTGAGGTACGCGTGACGCAACGCCGTTTCATACCGGGTTTGAAGGACGTGGCACGCACAGCGGGCGTTTCGATGACCACCGTGTCGCGCTACCTGAACGCGGACCTCGTGCTGCCGCCCGACACCGCGCAACGCGTCGACACGGCGATCCGCCAGCTCGGCTACGTGCCGAACCCACATGCGCGCAGTCTCGGGCGCGGGCGTTCGGACACGATCGGCCTCGTCATACCGACCATCGCCAACCCGTTCTTCGCGCTGCTCGCTGCCGCCGTCGAGGAGGCAGCCGAAGCGAAGGGCTTAGGCGTGCTGCTGAACGCGACGTCGAACAATGCGAGCCGCGAATTGCAGCACGTGGCGCGGATGCGGCGCAACCAGGTGAGCGGCCTGCTGTTCGTCAGCGCGCATTACCACACCCCCGAACTGGTCCAGGCGCTGAACGACACGCGCGGCCTCGTGCTGATCGACGAAGACATTCCGGGCGTGCACAGCGCGAAGGTGCTGTACGACAACTATCGCGGCGGCTGGCTGGCCGGCGAGCACTTCGTCGAACACGGCCATCGGCGCATTGCATTCATCGGCGGCCCGTCGGAACTTGCGAGCACGCGCGACCGCTTTGCCGGCTTGCGCGATGCGGCCGCGCAGGCGGACGCCGAAGTCACGTTCGAAATGTACGGGGCTTATGCCGCCGCGCACGGCGAGGACGCGGCGCGCGCGCTGTTGAGTCTCGGGCGACCGCCGACCGCCGTATTCGTATCGAGCGGCGAAATCATGATCGGCCTGCTCGACGCGCTGCATCGCGCCGGCGTGGCGGTGCCCGAACGTCTGTCGCTGATCGTGTTCGACGACGCAGGCCCTTTGCATCTGTTCGATCCGCCGTTGACCGCGATCCGCCAACCGATCGCGGAGCTGGGCGCGCGTGCCGTGGAACTGATGCTCGCCGCATCGCACGGCGACCCCGCAGAAACCGAAGTCCGTCTTCCGGTGGAGCTCGTGAAACGGGCTTCCGTGGCTCCGCCGGCATCCGTCTGATTGCTGCCCGTACTCTGGAGGAGTTATGAACAAGGCACTACGTTTTGCGTTTAGCTGTTCCGTTGCGCTAATGGGCCTCGCGGGCTTTAGCGCGCCTGCGCCTGCAGCCGGCACGCCGACTTACGCGCTGATCGTGATCAACCAGCAGGCGGCTTTCTTCAACCAGATGCGCGCCGGCGCCGAGGAGGAGGCGAAGAAGCGCGGCGTCAAGCTAGTCGTGTTCAACGCCAATGACGTGTCTTCAGCGCAGGTCAACGCGATCGACGACTACGTACAGCAGAAAGTGGACGGTATCGTGGTCGATGCGATCGACGTGAACGCGGTGCGCGGTGCGATCCGCAACGCAACTGCCGCGGGGATTCCGGTGGTGGGACTCGACGCTGTGCTGCCGCCGGGCCCGCAGAAGGCGCAGGTCGCCGTGGACAATACGGTCGGCTCGAAGGAGCTGGCGGCGCGCTACCTGGACTACGTCGCAAAGAACCCGCAAGGCAGCGCGCATATCGGCATCGTTGGCGCGCTGAGTTCGGTGATCCAGAACACGCGCCAGAAGATCTTCCAGGACGTGATCGCGGCGAGCGGAAAGGTGACGGTGGCCGGTGTGGTCGACGGCCAGAACACTCAGGATATCGCGCTTTCGGCAGCCGAAAACCTGCTGACCGCCAACCCCGACCTCGACGCCATCTACGCGACCGGCGAGCCGGCCATGCTGGGTGCGATCGCCGCGGTGCAGGCGCAAGGGCGCGCCGACAAGGTGAAGGTGATCGGCTGGGACCTCGCGCCGGAAGTGATTCGCGGCATCGACCGCGGCGTGGTGCTCGGCGTGCTGCAGCAGGATCCCCCCGCGATGGGCCGCGCGGCGATCGCGCAGATCGATAACGCGCACAGCGGCAAGCCGGTGCAGCAGGTGGTGATGACGCCGGTGACCTACGTGACGAAGGCGAACGTCGGCGCGTATCGCAACCTCTTTGCGGCGAAATGACCATGCAGGCGCTCATCACTATGAAGCCATCCCCGACCGCCGCAGCCGCCAGGCCGCGCGTGCCGATTCTCGCGATGAAGGGCATTCGCAAATCGTTCGGCTCGTTTCCCGCGTTGCGCGGCATCGATCTCGATCTTTACGCCGGCGAATGCGTCGGCCTGATCGGCGACAACGCGGCCGGCAAATCGACGTTGACCAAGGTGATGGCAGGCACCTATTTGCCCGACGCCGGCACGATTCACATTGAAGGCAACGAAGTGCGCTTCACTGGACCGGCCGACGCGCGGGCCCGTCACATCGAAATGGTCTATCAGGATCTGAGCCTGTGCGACACCGTCGATGTGGTCGGCAACCTGTATCTCGGGCGCGAACTGTGCAAGGGCGGCATGCTGCAGCACAAGCGCATGCTGGCCGAAGCGCGCACGCTGCTCGACCGGCTCAAGATTCGCATTCCGAACCTGAGCAACACCGTTGAGCAGTTGTCGGGCGGGCAACGGCAGTCGATCGCGATCGCGCGCGCCGCGTCGTTTTCGCCGCGCGTGCTGATCATGGACGAACCCACGTCGGCGCTCGCCGTCGCAGAAGTCGATGCGGTGCTCGACCTGATCAATCGCGTCAAGGCGCAGGGAGTGGCCGTCGTGCTGATTACGCACCGGCTGCAGGATCTGTTCCGGGTCTGCGACCGGATCGCCGTGATGTACGAAGGCACCAAGGTTGCCGAGCGGCAGCTCGACGAGACCAGCCTGGAAGAACTGGTTCAGCTGATTGTCGGAAGGAGACACGGATGAGCACCACGCCTTATACCGAGCGCGAATTCGGCTCGCGCTCGCGCGACTACTTTGCCAATCACGCGCAGGTGCTGTCGATTGCCGGTTTTTTTGTCGGATGTTGCGTGGTGTTTGCGCTCGGCAGCAACACGTTTCTGACCACGGGCAATGCGCTAAACGTGTTGCGTCAGCTAGCGCCGATTCTGGTGGTGGCGATTGCGATGACCTTCGTCATCACGACCGGCGGCATTGATCTGTCGGTCGGCTCGATGGCCGCGCTGACCAACGCGCTGGTCGCGATCCTGATCCAGCATGGCGTGCCGTGGCCTGCTGCGATGCTCGCGATCCTCGCGCTCGGCGGCGCTATCGGCTGGCTGCAAGGATGGATTTCGGCCAGCCAGGCCATACCGTCCTTCATCGTGACGCTGGCCACCATGTCGACGCTGCGCGGCATTGCGCTCTATTCGACCAAGGGCTTTTCAGTGCCAATCGAATCGGGCACGGGCTTCGACTTCATCGGCACCGGCATGCTGTTCGACGTACCGGTGCCGGCATTGATCGCGGTGATCGTATGCGTGCTCGGCTACGTGTATCTGAACCGCGGTCGCTATGGCCGACGCGTGGTAGCGGTCGGCGCGAATGCCGAAGCTGCACGGCGCGCCGGCATGCCGACGCTGCGCATCAAGAGTTCGGTGTTCCTGCTGACCGGTCTCGCCTCCGCGGCGGCCGGGTTGATTCTCGCGTCGCGGCTCGGCTCGGGCTCGTCGAATGCGGCGGTGGGCTTCGAGCTGGATGTGATCGCGGCGGTTGTGCTGGGCGGCACGTCGCTGATGGGCGGCCGCGCCACCATCACCGGCACGATCCTTGGCTCACTAACCATCGCGGTGATCGGCAACGGGCTGATTCTGATGCACATCTCCCCGTTCTTCACGCAGATCATCACCGGCGTGATCATTCTCGGCGCGATCTGGTTGAACACCCGGATGTTCGGCCGCTACAAATCGTCAAAGAAATAGCGAGGGCTTCTTTTAGATGACTACGCAACATTCAACGACTCACACGGAACGTCTGCTCGCGGCCAATGCCGGCCCGTGGCAGGCCATGCAGGAGCACCGGTTTGTGGTCGACATCGAGCGCAACCGTTTGCCGGCAGACACGTTCAACCGTTACTTGGCCTATGAAGGGCGCTTCGTCGAAACCGCCATCGGGATATTCGGCCATGCGCTGATCAAGGCGCCAGCGATCGCGCAGAAACACTGGCTGATCGGCGTGCTGAACGCATTGTCCACCGAGCAGGTGCCATATTTCGATCGTACCTTCGCAGCGCTCGCGTTGCCGGCGCCACGCAGCGATGCGCGGCTGCCTGCCGGTGTCACTGCATTCGATACCGGCATGCTCGAAATCGCGCAGCAAGGCCGGTACGAGGACGTGATCGTCGCGATGCTGACGGCGGAATGGATGTATGGCACCTGGTGCACGCGCGCGAACCGGACGCCGCACGACAACGGCTACATACGCGACTGGGTCGCACTGCACGCGGAAGCTACGTTCAATGCCCAGGTGCAATGGCTGAAAGCACAGGTGAACGGCTGGAGCGCGGAGCAGTTCGATTTCGAGCGCAGCAGCGCGATCTTTGCGAAGGTGCTCGCCCTGGAAATCGATTTTCACAGTGCCTGTTACGAAGTCTGACGACTATTGCGGATACGATCAAATGAGCACACAACCCGTTTTCAAGCAAAAACCCAACGCGATCGAAGGCCTGTTCGGCAGACGTAAGGCAGTGATCGGCGTGATCCACTGTTTGCCGCTGCCCGGCGCGCCGCACTATGAAGGCCAGCCGATCGCGGAGCTCGTCGACTATGCGGTCAATGAAGCAAAAGCCTATGCACAGGGCGGCCTGGACGGCATCATCGTCGAGAACCACGGCGACATTCCGTTCGCCAAACCCGAGGACCTCGGGCCCGAAACCGCCGCGGCGATGGCCGTGATTGCCGACGCGGTGCGGCGCGCAGTCGGGCTGCCGATCGGCATTAACGTGCTGGCCAACGGCGCCATCCAGGCGCTCGCTGTGGCCAAAGCCGCCGGCGCGTCGTTCGTGCGGGTGAACCAGTGGGCCAATGCCTACGTGGCTAACGAAGGCTTTATCGAAGGGCCGGCGGCACTGGCCACGCGCTATCGCGCCCGTTTGTGCGCGCAGAACATCAAGATCGTCGCGGACGTGCACGTTAAACATGGCGCGCACGCGATCACGGCGGACCGCTCGCTCGCTGAACTCGCGCGTGACGTCGAATTTTTCGATGCGGATGCCGCGATCGTGACCGGTCAGCGTACCGGCGATTCCGCCACGATGGATGAACTGCAGGCTATTGCAAAGGGCACCTCGCTGCCGGTGATGATCGGCTCGGGTGTGAATCCGTCGAACGTCGGCGAGCTGTTTACCGTCGCCGATGCGGTGATCATCGCCAGCTTTCTGAAACGCGATGGCGTGTGGTGGAATCCGGTCGACCGCGAGCGGGTCGACGTGTTCATGAAGGAAGCCGTGAAGGCACGCTTATGAAGCGGCTGTTCGTGGTCGGCAACGCGGTGGCGGATCTTACCTTTCTGGTGGAGCGCGCGCCGCGCGCGGGCGAATCGTTGCTGGCGGTGGCCGTGCAGCGTGCGCCGGGCGGCAAGGGTCTGAACCAGGCGGTGGCCGCGCATCGCAAAGGGGCGGCAGTGGTGTTTCACGCAGCCATCGGCAACGATGCGGAGGGAGCGGGCATCCGCAAGCGGCTCGAAGCCGAACAGATGCATGCGTTGCGCATGGTCAGCTGCGGTGTCGCGACAGACATGTCGGTCGTCATCGTCAGCCGCAGCGGCGAAAATTCCATCGTGACGGCCGCTGGCTGCACGCGTGCGCTCGATACACCGCAGGTGGTCGCGCAGATTGCTGACATCGACGCAGGCGATACGTTGCTGATGCAAGGCAATCTGTCGCTCGACTGCACGCTCAGTGTGATCGAACATGCACGCGAAAGGGGCGCGGTGGTCATTGTCAACGCGGCGCCGTGGTGCTGGCCGGATACGTCGGCGCTCGAGCGTTGCACGGGGGTGATCGCCAACGAGGGCGAGATTCGAGACATCTCCGGCATTGACG contains the following coding sequences:
- a CDS encoding phosphotriesterase family protein, translating into MTVSESTRLQPTVGVDSGYVMTVLGRVPVSEMGITLMHEHILIDASNKWVPPACCAAGHIGEQKVHIGILGALRMNPLMNRDNCRLVDVDLAVEELLKFRELGGATVVDPTNIGIGRDPAALQQIARRTGLHIVMSTGFYLEPSHPAYVRERSVEELAELLMFEVGALERKPEVAAGLIGEIGVSAAFTAEEEKSLRAAARASAATRVPLSVHLPGWVRHGHRVLDIVEAEGADVQHTVLCHMNPSLYDVAYQHSLAQRGAWLEYDMIGMDYYYADEQAQSPSDEENARAIRALIDAGYVDRVLLSQDVFLKMMLTRYGGFGYGYILEHFVPRLKRHGVTDAQIETLLAANPARVFWSRANAS
- a CDS encoding LacI family DNA-binding transcriptional regulator, whose product is MTQRRFIPGLKDVARTAGVSMTTVSRYLNADLVLPPDTAQRVDTAIRQLGYVPNPHARSLGRGRSDTIGLVIPTIANPFFALLAAAVEEAAEAKGLGVLLNATSNNASRELQHVARMRRNQVSGLLFVSAHYHTPELVQALNDTRGLVLIDEDIPGVHSAKVLYDNYRGGWLAGEHFVEHGHRRIAFIGGPSELASTRDRFAGLRDAAAQADAEVTFEMYGAYAAAHGEDAARALLSLGRPPTAVFVSSGEIMIGLLDALHRAGVAVPERLSLIVFDDAGPLHLFDPPLTAIRQPIAELGARAVELMLAASHGDPAETEVRLPVELVKRASVAPPASV
- a CDS encoding substrate-binding domain-containing protein is translated as MGLAGFSAPAPAAGTPTYALIVINQQAAFFNQMRAGAEEEAKKRGVKLVVFNANDVSSAQVNAIDDYVQQKVDGIVVDAIDVNAVRGAIRNATAAGIPVVGLDAVLPPGPQKAQVAVDNTVGSKELAARYLDYVAKNPQGSAHIGIVGALSSVIQNTRQKIFQDVIAASGKVTVAGVVDGQNTQDIALSAAENLLTANPDLDAIYATGEPAMLGAIAAVQAQGRADKVKVIGWDLAPEVIRGIDRGVVLGVLQQDPPAMGRAAIAQIDNAHSGKPVQQVVMTPVTYVTKANVGAYRNLFAAK
- a CDS encoding ATP-binding cassette domain-containing protein is translated as MKPSPTAAAARPRVPILAMKGIRKSFGSFPALRGIDLDLYAGECVGLIGDNAAGKSTLTKVMAGTYLPDAGTIHIEGNEVRFTGPADARARHIEMVYQDLSLCDTVDVVGNLYLGRELCKGGMLQHKRMLAEARTLLDRLKIRIPNLSNTVEQLSGGQRQSIAIARAASFSPRVLIMDEPTSALAVAEVDAVLDLINRVKAQGVAVVLITHRLQDLFRVCDRIAVMYEGTKVAERQLDETSLEELVQLIVGRRHG
- a CDS encoding ABC transporter permease, whose translation is MSTTPYTEREFGSRSRDYFANHAQVLSIAGFFVGCCVVFALGSNTFLTTGNALNVLRQLAPILVVAIAMTFVITTGGIDLSVGSMAALTNALVAILIQHGVPWPAAMLAILALGGAIGWLQGWISASQAIPSFIVTLATMSTLRGIALYSTKGFSVPIESGTGFDFIGTGMLFDVPVPALIAVIVCVLGYVYLNRGRYGRRVVAVGANAEAARRAGMPTLRIKSSVFLLTGLASAAAGLILASRLGSGSSNAAVGFELDVIAAVVLGGTSLMGGRATITGTILGSLTIAVIGNGLILMHISPFFTQIITGVIILGAIWLNTRMFGRYKSSKK
- a CDS encoding TenA family protein, producing MTTQHSTTHTERLLAANAGPWQAMQEHRFVVDIERNRLPADTFNRYLAYEGRFVETAIGIFGHALIKAPAIAQKHWLIGVLNALSTEQVPYFDRTFAALALPAPRSDARLPAGVTAFDTGMLEIAQQGRYEDVIVAMLTAEWMYGTWCTRANRTPHDNGYIRDWVALHAEATFNAQVQWLKAQVNGWSAEQFDFERSSAIFAKVLALEIDFHSACYEV
- a CDS encoding BtpA/SgcQ family protein; the encoded protein is MIGVIHCLPLPGAPHYEGQPIAELVDYAVNEAKAYAQGGLDGIIVENHGDIPFAKPEDLGPETAAAMAVIADAVRRAVGLPIGINVLANGAIQALAVAKAAGASFVRVNQWANAYVANEGFIEGPAALATRYRARLCAQNIKIVADVHVKHGAHAITADRSLAELARDVEFFDADAAIVTGQRTGDSATMDELQAIAKGTSLPVMIGSGVNPSNVGELFTVADAVIIASFLKRDGVWWNPVDRERVDVFMKEAVKARL
- a CDS encoding ribokinase, which produces MKRLFVVGNAVADLTFLVERAPRAGESLLAVAVQRAPGGKGLNQAVAAHRKGAAVVFHAAIGNDAEGAGIRKRLEAEQMHALRMVSCGVATDMSVVIVSRSGENSIVTAAGCTRALDTPQVVAQIADIDAGDTLLMQGNLSLDCTLSVIEHARERGAVVIVNAAPWCWPDTSALERCTGVIANEGEIRDISGIDEPEQAARWLLARGPEWVVVTLGARGALLVRADQAVHLPALPVVAVDTSGAGDVFCGVLAAMLSQAAPLLPAIGCAQRAAALAVERHGTFASIPAAIEMRQMMQAVSSEPSEAACAATGALAAGR